One Granulicella sp. 5B5 DNA window includes the following coding sequences:
- the hslV gene encoding ATP-dependent protease subunit HslV, giving the protein MAADGQVTLGSTVMKHSAKKLRRLYNEKILAGFAGSTADAFSLFTRFEAKLEQYGGNLGRSAVELAKEWRTDKLLRQLQALLIVADTKQMFLLSGDGDVIEPDPVADGIIATIGSGGSFAQAAATALMENTQMTAREIVEKSMKIAAEICIYSNESVTIEELRAE; this is encoded by the coding sequence ATGGCGGCGGACGGGCAGGTGACGCTGGGGTCGACGGTGATGAAGCACTCCGCCAAGAAGCTGCGGCGGCTGTACAACGAGAAGATTCTGGCGGGGTTTGCGGGGTCTACAGCGGATGCGTTCAGTTTGTTCACGCGGTTCGAAGCCAAGCTGGAGCAGTATGGTGGCAATCTCGGGCGCAGCGCGGTGGAACTGGCGAAAGAGTGGCGGACGGACAAGCTGCTGCGGCAGCTGCAGGCGCTGCTGATCGTGGCCGATACGAAGCAGATGTTTCTGCTGTCGGGCGACGGCGACGTGATCGAGCCGGACCCGGTGGCGGACGGTATTATCGCGACAATCGGCTCGGGCGGCAGCTTTGCGCAGGCCGCCGCGACCGCGCTGATGGAGAACACGCAGATGACCGCGCGCGAGATCGTGGAGAAGAGCATGAAGATCGCCGCGGAGATCTGTATCTATTCGAATGAGAGTGTCACGATTGAAGAGTTGAGGGCGGAGTAG
- the hslU gene encoding ATP-dependent protease ATPase subunit HslU — protein MAIYLPGTAEDQALALEEMTPRQIVAELDKYVVGQAAAKRAVAIALRNRTRRQRLPPEMAEEIMPKNILMIGSTGVGKTEIARRLAKLTNSPFLKVEASKFTEVGYVGRDVESMVRDLVEIAIDMVREEKLEEVEDRAEFAAEEKLIELLLQGGGAQVALADEQAVSEDGVPQVIDAAKVLELVPEAEKVVSIDAAPKAASEAERQRERERLLQQFREGKLDDRMVELEMRDRSQPQVEIISNIPEDLDAGGPKDTGGAREPGSGKDVEGIREMLAGMFGQRTRRRTMKVADAFDYLVQEEEGRLLDMEQVTRVAVERVEESGIVFLDEIDKIAGREGGHGPDISREGVQRDILPIVEGTTVSTKYGFVATDHILFIAAGAFHVSKPSDLIPELQGRFPIRVELKALTVEDFLRILTEPRASLMKQSVALLETEGLTLEFAPEALEEMARFAFEVNESTENIGARRLHTIMERVLDEISFEAPDIAKAADEGRFPPELPPVVMRDVDKAGERVVQKVIVVDRAYVQKQVASIVKNQDLSRYIL, from the coding sequence ATGGCGATTTATCTGCCGGGAACGGCTGAGGATCAGGCGCTGGCGTTGGAGGAGATGACGCCGCGCCAGATTGTGGCGGAGCTCGATAAATATGTCGTGGGGCAGGCTGCTGCGAAGCGGGCCGTGGCCATTGCGCTGCGCAACCGCACGCGGCGGCAACGGCTGCCGCCGGAGATGGCCGAAGAGATCATGCCGAAGAACATCCTGATGATCGGATCGACCGGCGTGGGCAAAACGGAGATCGCGCGCAGGCTGGCGAAGCTGACGAACTCGCCGTTCCTGAAGGTGGAGGCGTCGAAGTTTACCGAGGTCGGCTACGTGGGGCGCGATGTCGAGAGCATGGTGCGCGACCTGGTGGAGATCGCCATCGACATGGTGCGCGAGGAGAAGCTCGAAGAGGTGGAGGACCGCGCGGAGTTTGCAGCCGAAGAGAAGCTGATTGAGCTGCTGTTGCAGGGTGGAGGTGCGCAGGTCGCCTTAGCCGACGAACAAGCTGTCAGCGAAGATGGAGTGCCGCAGGTTATAGATGCTGCGAAGGTCCTAGAGCTCGTGCCGGAGGCGGAGAAGGTGGTGTCGATTGATGCCGCTCCGAAGGCGGCGAGCGAGGCGGAACGGCAGCGTGAGCGCGAGCGGCTGCTACAGCAGTTTCGCGAAGGCAAGCTGGACGACCGCATGGTGGAGCTGGAGATGCGCGACCGCAGCCAGCCGCAGGTGGAGATCATCAGCAATATACCCGAGGACCTGGATGCTGGCGGACCGAAAGACACTGGCGGGGCTCGGGAGCCGGGCAGTGGCAAGGATGTTGAGGGCATCCGGGAGATGCTGGCCGGGATGTTCGGGCAGCGCACGCGGCGCAGGACGATGAAGGTCGCCGATGCGTTCGACTACCTAGTGCAGGAGGAAGAGGGCCGCCTGCTGGACATGGAACAGGTGACGCGCGTGGCGGTGGAGCGCGTGGAGGAGTCTGGGATTGTGTTTCTCGACGAGATCGACAAGATCGCCGGCCGCGAGGGTGGGCATGGGCCGGACATCAGCCGCGAGGGCGTGCAGCGCGATATCCTGCCGATCGTGGAAGGCACGACGGTCAGCACAAAGTATGGTTTTGTGGCGACCGATCACATTCTGTTTATCGCGGCGGGCGCGTTCCATGTGTCGAAGCCGAGCGACCTGATCCCCGAGCTGCAGGGGCGGTTCCCGATCCGCGTGGAGCTGAAGGCGTTGACGGTGGAGGACTTTCTGCGCATCCTGACGGAGCCGCGCGCGAGCCTGATGAAGCAGTCGGTGGCGCTGCTGGAGACGGAAGGGCTGACGCTGGAGTTTGCTCCGGAGGCTCTGGAAGAGATGGCGCGGTTTGCGTTTGAGGTGAACGAGTCGACGGAGAACATCGGCGCGCGGCGGCTGCACACCATCATGGAGCGCGTGCTGGATGAGATCAGCTTCGAGGCACCGGACATCGCGAAGGCCGCCGATGAAGGGCGTTTTCCGCCGGAGCTGCCACCGGTGGTGATGCGCGACGTGGATAAGGCCGGCGAGCGCGTGGTGCAGAAAGTTATTGTGGTTGACCGCGCGTATGTACAGAAGCAGGTCGCCAGCATCGTGAAGAACCAGGACCTGAGCCGGTACATTTTGTAG
- a CDS encoding glycosyltransferase 87 family protein: MSESIERVQERVWEWLGSPRALRWARWLVVALSALFVGLFLWAAVKRMLYPFEVEWIESGMLVSVLRIVHGQGLYVAPTLGYVPYLYTPLYLYVAAGVTKVVGVAGHGALYGYGALRLVSTVASLASAVVIYALVKLETERRVAAIAAAGLYMACYAVVGGFYDIGRVDALFVLLLLVALWLQRKGYPVVAALVWVLAFQTKQTVLPLAVLILLAEWRRPRRMIVAIATFLFVTAASVVWLNHATGGWYGFYIFGVARGLPLVLRQAVLYVPLMVLGPMAAAWATIATALVMTRAWRQQAMFYLFVSVALLGGVWFVEAHKGASGNSLMPVYAWTAVLFGVALARLLEFAEERSTPRLALAVLLAAAVQLGAMIYNPGRFVPPQDAVERSQQFVERLRALPGDVYVLNHSYDAVLAGKEPHAEGEALGAVLDAKLGKTSEDLRAQLDAAMAQHRYSVVVVDALETKDTGWGFEREYPLEISVGLSNYRYLTSQPQWFLLPCDANARTIKLVTREDSVESRTGCVVP, encoded by the coding sequence GTGAGCGAGAGCATCGAGCGGGTGCAGGAGCGCGTGTGGGAGTGGCTGGGGTCGCCGCGGGCGCTGCGCTGGGCGCGGTGGCTGGTGGTGGCGCTGAGTGCGCTGTTTGTGGGGCTGTTTCTGTGGGCCGCGGTGAAGCGGATGCTGTATCCGTTTGAGGTGGAGTGGATCGAGAGCGGAATGCTCGTGTCGGTGCTGCGGATTGTGCATGGGCAGGGGCTGTATGTCGCGCCGACGCTGGGCTATGTGCCGTACCTCTACACGCCGCTGTATCTGTATGTGGCCGCTGGCGTGACGAAGGTCGTTGGCGTGGCGGGGCATGGGGCTTTGTACGGTTATGGTGCGCTGAGGCTGGTGTCGACCGTGGCGTCGCTGGCGAGCGCGGTGGTGATCTATGCGCTGGTGAAGCTGGAGACCGAGCGGCGTGTGGCCGCGATCGCAGCCGCAGGCTTGTACATGGCCTGCTATGCGGTGGTGGGTGGGTTTTATGACATCGGTCGCGTGGACGCATTGTTTGTGCTGCTGCTGCTTGTAGCGCTGTGGTTGCAGCGCAAGGGGTATCCGGTTGTAGCCGCGCTGGTGTGGGTGTTGGCGTTCCAGACAAAGCAGACGGTGCTGCCGCTGGCGGTGCTGATCCTGCTGGCAGAGTGGCGCAGGCCGCGGCGGATGATTGTGGCGATTGCGACGTTTCTGTTCGTTACGGCCGCCAGTGTGGTGTGGCTGAACCATGCGACTGGCGGCTGGTATGGCTTCTACATCTTTGGTGTGGCGCGTGGGCTGCCGCTGGTGCTGCGGCAGGCGGTGCTGTATGTGCCGTTGATGGTGCTGGGGCCGATGGCTGCTGCATGGGCGACGATTGCCACCGCGCTGGTGATGACGCGCGCGTGGCGGCAGCAGGCGATGTTTTATCTGTTCGTGTCGGTCGCGCTGCTGGGCGGAGTTTGGTTTGTGGAGGCGCACAAGGGGGCGTCGGGCAATTCGCTGATGCCGGTGTATGCGTGGACGGCTGTGCTGTTTGGCGTTGCGCTGGCGCGGCTGCTGGAGTTCGCCGAAGAGCGCAGCACACCACGGCTGGCTCTGGCTGTGCTGCTGGCTGCAGCAGTGCAGCTCGGGGCGATGATTTATAACCCGGGCAGGTTTGTGCCGCCGCAGGATGCGGTGGAGCGCTCGCAGCAGTTTGTGGAGCGGCTCCGCGCGCTGCCGGGCGATGTGTATGTGCTGAACCACAGCTACGATGCCGTGCTCGCGGGCAAGGAGCCGCACGCTGAGGGCGAGGCGCTGGGTGCGGTGCTCGATGCGAAGCTTGGGAAGACGAGCGAAGACCTGCGGGCGCAGCTGGATGCGGCGATGGCGCAGCACCGCTACTCCGTAGTGGTGGTGGACGCGCTGGAGACGAAGGACACGGGCTGGGGATTTGAGCGCGAGTATCCGCTGGAAATCTCGGTGGGGCTGTCGAACTACCGGTATTTGACGTCGCAGCCGCAGTGGTTTCTGCTACCGTGCGATGCGAACGCCAGGACGATAAAGCTTGTGACGCGCGAGGACAGTGTGGAGTCGCGCACGGGGTGTGTAGTCCCGTAG
- a CDS encoding helix-turn-helix transcriptional regulator — MIVSLREHAKLSQELLAERAGVHRTYISQLERNLKSPTVETLTKIAFALGHKASRLLQLMEGDFDEL; from the coding sequence GTGATTGTCTCGCTAAGGGAGCATGCCAAGCTATCTCAGGAGTTGTTGGCTGAGCGCGCAGGCGTACATCGAACATATATCAGTCAACTAGAACGTAATCTGAAATCGCCAACCGTAGAAACGCTAACAAAGATAGCTTTTGCTCTTGGCCACAAGGCGAGTCGTCTCCTTCAGCTTATGGAGGGAGATTTCGATGAGCTATAA
- a CDS encoding transaldolase: MANLLDQLKSYTTVVSDTGDINSIKKYKPTDATTNPSLIAAAAQMPEYQSIVDDCLLAARKQLGTAATDEQVAAAAFKSLAVAFGKKILEIVPGRVSTEVDARLSFDTEGTLAAARDIIAQYNAAGITNDHVLVKVASTWEGIKAAEILEKEGIHCNLTLLFGLHQAIACAEAKVTLISPFVGRILDWYKKDTGKDYHGAEDPGVESVTEIFYYYKHFGYKTQVMGASFRNTGEITELAGCDLLTIAPKLLEELQTTEGTLPLKLDASKAAAMNIDKIPMDKATFDAMHEKNRMAKDKLQEGIDGFSKALVDLEALLAKRVAELNVAV; the protein is encoded by the coding sequence ATGGCGAATCTACTCGATCAGCTCAAGTCCTATACGACCGTCGTCTCCGATACCGGCGACATCAACTCCATCAAGAAGTACAAGCCGACCGACGCGACTACGAACCCCTCGCTGATCGCCGCCGCTGCCCAGATGCCCGAGTACCAGTCCATCGTCGACGACTGCCTCCTCGCCGCGCGCAAGCAGCTCGGCACCGCCGCCACCGACGAGCAGGTCGCCGCCGCCGCCTTCAAGTCCCTCGCCGTCGCCTTCGGCAAGAAGATCCTCGAGATCGTCCCCGGCCGCGTCTCCACCGAGGTTGACGCCCGCCTGAGCTTCGACACCGAGGGCACGCTCGCCGCCGCCCGCGACATCATCGCGCAGTACAACGCCGCCGGCATTACCAACGACCACGTTCTGGTCAAGGTCGCCTCCACCTGGGAGGGCATCAAGGCCGCCGAGATCCTGGAGAAGGAAGGCATCCACTGCAACCTCACCCTGCTCTTCGGCCTGCACCAGGCCATCGCCTGTGCCGAAGCCAAGGTCACGCTCATCTCGCCCTTCGTCGGCCGCATCCTCGACTGGTACAAGAAGGACACGGGCAAGGACTACCATGGCGCCGAAGACCCCGGCGTTGAGTCCGTCACCGAGATCTTCTACTACTACAAGCACTTCGGCTACAAGACGCAGGTAATGGGCGCCAGCTTCCGCAACACCGGCGAGATCACCGAGCTGGCCGGGTGCGACCTGCTCACCATCGCGCCCAAGCTGCTTGAAGAGCTCCAGACCACCGAAGGCACGCTTCCGCTGAAGCTCGACGCCAGCAAGGCCGCCGCCATGAACATCGACAAGATCCCCATGGACAAGGCCACCTTCGATGCCATGCACGAGAAGAACCGCATGGCCAAGGACAAGCTGCAGGAGGGCATCGACGGCTTCTCCAAGGCGCTCGTCGACCTCGAAGCACTGCTCGCCAAGCGCGTCGCGGAACTTAACGTTGCCGTGTAA
- the glgA gene encoding glycogen synthase, producing MRVGLMTREYPPYVYGGAGVHVEYLSRELAKFIEVEVHAWGEVPPADSLHDAELPHNPNLHVYFNQPWPMISNGTQAKFKGALEALSLNLLQQLHLEKLDVIHTHTWYVSMAGFLAKKLYNIPFVLTTHSLEPLRAWKAEQLGSGYALSSWMERTAILEADAIIAVSNGTKADIQKAYPDVDPARIHVIYNGIDLNQYQYNPSTDALDKYGVDKTKPYVLFVGRITRQKGVTHLVDAIPHLPPGTQVVLCAGAPDTPEIAAEMRNKVQALTNVDVSAALHDETPDPGTKPPATTVDSDNVHNPPGHAAATGDATGRGHNIVWIEQMVSKEEAIQLYSHCAVFCCPSVYEPFGIINLEAMACKAPVVASATGGILEVVIDESNSGDKTPTGHLIHFETDPATSFPTNPQKFSKDLATRITELLADPAKAKAMGEAGRKRVEEHFSWTAIAQQTIDLYQSLIRK from the coding sequence ATGCGTGTAGGCCTGATGACCCGCGAGTATCCCCCTTACGTCTACGGCGGCGCCGGCGTGCATGTCGAGTACCTCTCCCGCGAGCTGGCCAAGTTCATCGAGGTCGAAGTCCACGCCTGGGGCGAAGTCCCGCCCGCCGACTCCCTACACGATGCCGAGCTGCCGCACAATCCCAACCTGCACGTCTACTTCAACCAGCCGTGGCCCATGATCTCCAATGGCACGCAGGCCAAGTTCAAGGGTGCGCTGGAGGCGCTCTCGCTCAATCTGCTGCAGCAACTGCATCTTGAAAAGCTCGACGTCATCCACACGCACACCTGGTACGTCTCGATGGCGGGCTTCCTCGCCAAGAAGCTCTACAACATCCCCTTCGTGCTCACCACGCACTCGCTGGAGCCGCTGCGCGCGTGGAAGGCCGAGCAGCTCGGCTCCGGCTACGCGCTGTCGTCGTGGATGGAGCGCACCGCGATCCTCGAAGCCGACGCGATCATCGCTGTCTCCAACGGCACCAAGGCCGACATCCAGAAGGCCTACCCCGACGTCGACCCCGCCCGCATCCACGTCATCTACAACGGCATCGACCTGAACCAGTACCAGTACAACCCCTCCACCGACGCGCTCGACAAATACGGCGTCGACAAGACGAAGCCCTACGTGCTCTTTGTCGGACGCATCACGCGGCAGAAGGGCGTCACGCACCTGGTAGATGCCATCCCCCATCTACCGCCCGGGACGCAAGTTGTCCTCTGCGCCGGAGCACCCGACACCCCGGAGATCGCCGCCGAGATGCGCAACAAGGTGCAGGCGCTCACCAACGTCGACGTCTCTGCTGCACTGCACGACGAGACCCCCGACCCCGGCACCAAGCCGCCGGCCACCACCGTCGACTCCGACAACGTGCACAACCCGCCAGGCCACGCCGCAGCAACCGGCGACGCCACCGGTCGCGGCCACAACATCGTCTGGATCGAGCAGATGGTCAGCAAGGAAGAGGCGATCCAGCTCTACAGCCACTGCGCCGTCTTCTGCTGCCCTTCGGTCTACGAGCCCTTCGGCATCATCAACCTGGAGGCCATGGCCTGCAAGGCTCCCGTCGTCGCCTCGGCCACCGGAGGCATCCTCGAGGTCGTCATCGACGAGTCCAACTCCGGCGACAAGACCCCCACCGGCCACCTGATTCACTTCGAAACCGACCCGGCGACAAGCTTCCCCACCAATCCGCAGAAATTCTCAAAAGACCTCGCCACCCGCATCACCGAGTTGCTCGCCGACCCCGCCAAGGCCAAAGCCATGGGCGAAGCCGGCCGCAAGCGCGTGGAAGAGCACTTCTCCTGGACAGCCATCGCCCAGCAGACCATCGACCTCTACCAATCGCTCATCAGGAAGTAG
- a CDS encoding thioredoxin domain-containing protein: MNPRNLAPLVLTAALASLGCHAQTPAVVSGQPLPLATARRVEVLLRQKANLPPDSTINVGVPTASELPGYESITVTFSNEGQTSHPIHFLISADGKTMAQFNKFDISADPRSLVSAEGRPSRGGPLTAPVLIVGFDDLECPYCARLHESIFPAITQRYGDKVHIVYKDFPLEQHPWAMHAAVDVNCLATQSPKAYWDMVDYVHGHSSDIGADPKDPKADKTLPRAAEQLDTIAREQATSQHLDATALDACLKKQDTATIEESKKLGVKLGVDSTPALFINGDKIDGAVPIGFIFNVIDDALRAQNVAPPPPYVDPNATPAPAATPGASSPAKPGK; the protein is encoded by the coding sequence TTGAACCCACGCAATCTCGCCCCTCTTGTCCTCACCGCAGCGCTCGCCAGCCTTGGCTGCCATGCGCAGACGCCCGCCGTTGTCTCCGGCCAGCCCTTGCCGCTCGCGACCGCACGGCGCGTTGAGGTGCTGCTCCGCCAGAAGGCCAACCTACCGCCCGACTCCACCATCAACGTCGGCGTGCCCACGGCCTCCGAGCTGCCCGGCTACGAGTCCATCACCGTCACCTTCTCCAACGAAGGCCAGACCTCGCACCCCATCCACTTCCTGATCTCCGCTGACGGCAAAACGATGGCGCAGTTCAACAAGTTCGACATCTCCGCCGACCCGCGCTCGCTGGTCTCGGCGGAAGGCCGCCCCTCACGCGGCGGCCCGCTGACCGCGCCGGTACTCATCGTCGGCTTTGACGACCTCGAATGCCCCTACTGCGCGCGGCTGCATGAGTCCATCTTTCCGGCCATCACCCAGCGTTACGGCGACAAGGTCCACATCGTCTACAAGGACTTCCCGCTGGAGCAGCATCCCTGGGCCATGCACGCTGCGGTGGACGTGAACTGCCTCGCAACGCAGTCACCCAAAGCCTACTGGGACATGGTGGACTACGTGCACGGCCACTCTTCCGACATTGGCGCCGACCCCAAGGACCCCAAGGCCGACAAGACGCTGCCCCGCGCGGCCGAGCAGCTGGATACGATCGCCAGGGAACAGGCCACGTCGCAGCACCTGGACGCAACCGCGCTCGATGCCTGCCTGAAGAAGCAGGACACCGCCACGATCGAGGAGAGCAAGAAGCTCGGCGTCAAACTCGGTGTAGATTCGACGCCGGCACTCTTCATCAACGGCGACAAGATCGACGGCGCGGTGCCGATCGGCTTTATCTTCAACGTCATCGACGACGCCCTGCGCGCGCAGAACGTGGCTCCGCCGCCGCCGTATGTCGACCCCAACGCGACACCAGCTCCGGCCGCAACACCCGGTGCCAGCAGCCCGGCGAAGCCCGGCAAGTAA
- the lptD gene encoding LPS assembly protein LptD → MPPQVPSTAAAQATYSSSSASSTTPDAPLPQQTDFADVPRATPLPPAKPPETLTLDSDTQSQDGDLYTLKGNVEVHYGDHTLYADTITYNKANAQLTLEGHVKLVGGENNEYLQASHGDYNLHNGTGHFYDVNGSIQPRVATAGPTNAKTTVVGASAPPDRTPYTNANPFLFWGREVAKTGPDDYTIYNGSVTSCLLPHPDWQLFSSRFTLSDGKAHAGRTTFKLLGLPLLFLPYVSHPTDTTQRQSGILIPVFGYSSASNHTGSKGITIGEQVYVVVSRSVDFTVGTIFYSLRGWSENGTVRYKGPGDDYLTGHFTALQDRGFYQPTQTGVDPVSGTPIIQNVYTNQGGQDVTVAFRYRLDPATRVVADGEYLSSYIYREAFTENFNQAVSSDITSTVFLAHQSNGHAMDIRIDRYEGQKVVPVADHTGEEVKIFHAPSLDFTGIDRGIPGTPFFYNVQASAAAMKRVQPNFVSPITGRIDVRPEISLPAAFGGWHLMASAAVRETAYTDSRKAPYGPNATPIDADAGLNRADFEFNFDIRPPAIERTFTVPARWHWLLGDQVRHTIEPEITYRDVRGAGNFLNVLRFDDVDLVSDTNELRYGVVQHLYFRPKKQKPLPGCPATTSASEPEEETPHATTDANGIPEAETTAPDSPTRTHVKRFDPCARRGPAPQQEWFSWELAQKTFFDRNFGGAVIDTRRNIFESTLNFSGIAFLTEPRAISPLISRMRFRTSSHADVEWDFDYDTGAKKFNSSNIFLDAHEGNWFGGFSYAKLNAPGRSYTENISSVTNTVTGLTSSATADFSQMRVLLGYGSPTRPGLALAGGAGIDLNAGDAQYTTLQAGYNWNCCGISIEYRQYNLGPVRDEGAYRFNFTLANIGSAGNLRRNEALF, encoded by the coding sequence GTGCCGCCGCAGGTACCCTCCACCGCTGCGGCGCAGGCAACCTACTCGTCTTCTTCCGCCTCTTCGACGACGCCGGACGCGCCGCTGCCGCAGCAGACGGACTTCGCCGACGTGCCGCGCGCCACACCGCTGCCGCCGGCAAAGCCACCCGAAACGCTGACGCTCGACAGCGATACGCAGTCGCAGGACGGCGATCTCTACACACTGAAAGGGAACGTGGAGGTCCACTACGGCGACCACACGCTCTACGCCGACACCATCACCTACAACAAAGCCAACGCGCAGCTAACGCTCGAAGGCCATGTGAAGCTGGTGGGCGGCGAGAACAACGAGTACCTCCAGGCCTCGCACGGAGACTACAACCTGCACAACGGCACCGGGCATTTCTACGATGTGAACGGCTCCATCCAGCCGCGCGTCGCCACGGCTGGCCCAACCAACGCGAAGACAACCGTTGTGGGGGCCTCCGCACCACCGGACCGCACGCCCTACACCAACGCGAACCCGTTTCTCTTCTGGGGCCGAGAGGTCGCCAAGACCGGCCCGGACGACTACACCATCTACAACGGTTCCGTGACCAGCTGCCTGCTGCCGCACCCGGACTGGCAGCTGTTCAGCAGCCGGTTCACGCTCTCCGACGGCAAGGCGCACGCGGGCCGCACGACGTTCAAGCTACTGGGCCTGCCGCTGCTCTTTCTGCCCTATGTCTCGCACCCCACGGACACCACGCAGCGCCAGTCCGGCATCCTGATCCCGGTCTTCGGCTACTCCAGCGCGAGCAACCACACCGGCTCCAAGGGCATTACCATCGGCGAGCAGGTGTATGTGGTGGTCAGCCGCTCTGTCGACTTCACGGTGGGCACCATCTTTTACTCGCTGCGCGGATGGTCGGAGAACGGCACCGTGCGCTATAAGGGCCCCGGCGACGACTATCTGACCGGCCACTTTACCGCGCTGCAGGACCGCGGCTTCTACCAGCCGACACAGACTGGCGTCGACCCGGTCTCCGGCACGCCGATCATCCAGAACGTCTACACCAACCAGGGTGGCCAGGACGTAACGGTTGCCTTTCGCTATCGCCTGGACCCCGCCACGCGCGTAGTCGCCGATGGCGAGTATCTCAGCTCCTACATCTACCGCGAGGCCTTTACCGAAAACTTCAACCAGGCAGTCAGCTCGGACATCACCTCCACCGTCTTTCTGGCGCACCAGAGCAATGGCCACGCCATGGACATCCGCATCGACCGTTACGAGGGGCAAAAGGTGGTGCCCGTCGCCGACCACACCGGCGAAGAGGTGAAGATCTTCCATGCACCCTCGCTGGACTTCACCGGTATCGACCGCGGCATCCCCGGCACGCCGTTCTTCTACAACGTCCAGGCCTCGGCCGCGGCGATGAAGCGCGTGCAGCCGAACTTCGTCTCCCCCATCACGGGGCGCATCGACGTCCGACCGGAGATCTCGCTGCCGGCGGCCTTCGGCGGCTGGCACCTGATGGCCAGCGCCGCCGTGCGCGAGACCGCTTACACCGACTCGCGCAAGGCACCCTATGGGCCGAACGCAACCCCCATCGATGCGGACGCAGGGCTCAACCGCGCCGACTTCGAGTTCAACTTCGACATCCGTCCGCCGGCCATCGAGCGCACGTTTACTGTGCCTGCGCGCTGGCACTGGCTGCTTGGCGACCAGGTGCGGCACACCATCGAGCCGGAGATCACCTACCGCGACGTGCGCGGCGCGGGCAACTTCCTGAACGTGTTGCGCTTTGACGATGTGGATCTGGTGAGCGACACGAACGAGCTGCGCTACGGCGTGGTGCAGCACCTCTACTTCCGGCCGAAGAAGCAGAAGCCGCTACCCGGCTGCCCTGCGACCACGTCTGCATCGGAGCCTGAAGAGGAGACGCCGCACGCCACCACCGACGCCAACGGCATTCCCGAGGCCGAGACCACCGCGCCCGACTCGCCCACCCGCACGCACGTTAAGCGCTTCGACCCCTGCGCCCGCCGTGGCCCCGCTCCGCAGCAGGAGTGGTTCAGCTGGGAGCTCGCGCAGAAGACCTTCTTCGACCGGAACTTCGGCGGCGCGGTCATCGACACCCGCCGCAACATCTTCGAGTCCACACTCAACTTCTCCGGCATCGCCTTCCTGACCGAGCCGCGCGCGATCTCGCCGCTGATCTCGCGCATGCGCTTCCGCACCTCCAGCCACGCCGACGTGGAGTGGGACTTCGACTACGATACCGGCGCAAAGAAGTTCAACAGCTCCAACATCTTTCTGGACGCGCATGAGGGCAACTGGTTCGGCGGCTTCTCCTACGCGAAGCTGAACGCGCCGGGCCGCTCCTACACAGAGAACATCAGTTCGGTCACAAACACCGTCACAGGACTTACCAGCTCGGCCACGGCCGACTTCTCGCAGATGCGCGTGCTGCTGGGCTACGGCTCGCCCACGCGACCGGGGCTCGCTCTCGCGGGCGGCGCGGGCATCGACCTCAACGCGGGAGACGCGCAGTACACCACCCTGCAGGCCGGCTATAACTGGAACTGCTGCGGCATCTCCATCGAGTATCGCCAGTACAACCTGGGCCCGGTGCGCGACGAAGGCGCCTATCGCTTCAACTTCACGCTTGCCAACATCGGCTCAGCCGGCAACCTGCGCCGCAACGAGGCACTTTTCTAA